The following are encoded in a window of Doryrhamphus excisus isolate RoL2022-K1 chromosome 16, RoL_Dexc_1.0, whole genome shotgun sequence genomic DNA:
- the uba3 gene encoding NEDD8-activating enzyme E1 catalytic subunit isoform X2 translates to MADAEEPEKKRRRIEDLTEKMAVDSGACDWDGRWNHVRKFLERPGPFTHPDFEPSTESLQFLLETCKILVIGAGGLGCELLKDLALSGFRLIHVVDMDTIDISNLNRQFLFRPKDVGRPKAEVAADFINSRIPGCKVVPHLKKIQDFDESFYRQFHIIVCGLDSIIARRWMNGMLISLLSYEDGILDPSSIIPLIDGGTEGFKGNARVILPGMTACIDCTLELYPPQTHFPMCTIASMPRLPEHCIEYARMLQWPKEKPFGETSLDGDNPEHIQWVFDRALERAAQFNITGVTYRLTQGVVKRIIPAVASTNAVIAAACASEVFKIATSAYIPLNNYLVFNDVDGLYTYSFEAERKDNCSACSQVPQDLQFPPSAKLQEVLEYLTENASLQMKSPAITTTLEGKNKTLYLQSVKSIEERTRPNLCKTLKELGLSDGQELAVADITTPQTVLFKLNFTA, encoded by the exons ATGGCGGATGCCGAGGAGCC GGAGAAGAAAAGAAGGCGAATAGAGGACCTGACTGAGAA AATGGCTGTAGACAGTGGCGCCTGCGACTGGGACGGCCGGTGGAATCACGTGAGGAAGTTCCTGGAGAGACCTGGCCCGTTCACTCATCCTGACTTTGAGCCAAGCACAGAG TCGCTACAGTTCCTGTTGGAGACCTGCAAGATTTTGGTGATCGGTGCAGGCGGGCTTGGATGCGAATTGCTTAAAGATCTT GCCCTGTCTGGGTTCCGTCTTATTCATGTGGTTGACATGGACACTATTGACATATCCAACCTCAATAGGCAGTTTCTTTTCAG GCCTAAAGATGTTGGACGACCAAAAGCAGAAGTGGCTGCCGACTTCATTAACAGTCGCATCCCTGGATGTAAAGTTGTCCC tcacttaaaaaaaattcaggacTTTGACGAGTCTTTCTACAGAC AGTTCCACATTATTGTTTGTGGGCTGGACTCCATCATCGCCAGGCGATGGATGAACGGCATGCTG ATATCGCTTCTGAGCTATGAAGACGGAATACTGGATCCCAGCTCCATCATCCCCCTTATTGACGGCGGTACAGAAGGTTTTAAAGGAAACGCTCGTGTCATTTTGCCGGGTATGACGGCGTGCATCGACTGCACACTGGAGCTGTACCCCCCGCAG ACTCATTTCCCAATGTGCACCATTGCATCCATGCCGAGGCTCCCTGAACATTGCATTGAATATGCCAGAATGTTGCAATGGCCGAAAGAAAAGCCATTCGGAG AAACAAGTTTAGACGGAGACAATCCCGAGCACATCCAGTGGGTGTTTGACAGAGCGCTAGAGCGAGCCGCGCAGTTCAACATCACAGGAGTCACATACAGACTCACTCAAG GTGTTGTGAAGCGGATCATTCCTGCCGTGGCATCGACTAATGCCGTTATCGCCG CTGCCTGTGCAagtgaagtttttaaaattgcaACAAG tgcGTATATTCCTTTAAATAATTATCTGGTCTTCAATGACGTGGATGGACTCTATACGTACAGTTTTGAAGCTGAACGAAAG GACAACTGTTCAGCGTGCAGTCAGGTGCCTCAAGACCTCCAGTTCCCACCTTCTGCAAAACTACAGGAGGTTTTAGAGTACCTGACAGAGAATGCCTCCTT ACAAATGAAATCTCCAGCTATCACGACAACTCTGGAGGGCAAAAATAAGACTCTGTACCTGCAG TCTGTTAAATCAATCGAAGAACGAACCAGACCAAACCTCTGCAAAACCTTAAAAG AGCTGGGGTTGTCGGATGGACAGGAACTAGCCGTGGCAGACATCACCACGCCTCAGACTGTCCTCTTCAAGCTCAATTTCACTGCCTGA
- the uba3 gene encoding NEDD8-activating enzyme E1 catalytic subunit isoform X1: MADAEEPEKKRRRIEDLTEKLVTKANERFLPGSRMAVDSGACDWDGRWNHVRKFLERPGPFTHPDFEPSTESLQFLLETCKILVIGAGGLGCELLKDLALSGFRLIHVVDMDTIDISNLNRQFLFRPKDVGRPKAEVAADFINSRIPGCKVVPHLKKIQDFDESFYRQFHIIVCGLDSIIARRWMNGMLISLLSYEDGILDPSSIIPLIDGGTEGFKGNARVILPGMTACIDCTLELYPPQTHFPMCTIASMPRLPEHCIEYARMLQWPKEKPFGETSLDGDNPEHIQWVFDRALERAAQFNITGVTYRLTQGVVKRIIPAVASTNAVIAAACASEVFKIATSAYIPLNNYLVFNDVDGLYTYSFEAERKDNCSACSQVPQDLQFPPSAKLQEVLEYLTENASLQMKSPAITTTLEGKNKTLYLQSVKSIEERTRPNLCKTLKELGLSDGQELAVADITTPQTVLFKLNFTA, encoded by the exons ATGGCGGATGCCGAGGAGCC GGAGAAGAAAAGAAGGCGAATAGAGGACCTGACTGAGAAGTTAGTGACGAAAGCTAATGAAAGGTTTCTGCCCGGCAGCAG AATGGCTGTAGACAGTGGCGCCTGCGACTGGGACGGCCGGTGGAATCACGTGAGGAAGTTCCTGGAGAGACCTGGCCCGTTCACTCATCCTGACTTTGAGCCAAGCACAGAG TCGCTACAGTTCCTGTTGGAGACCTGCAAGATTTTGGTGATCGGTGCAGGCGGGCTTGGATGCGAATTGCTTAAAGATCTT GCCCTGTCTGGGTTCCGTCTTATTCATGTGGTTGACATGGACACTATTGACATATCCAACCTCAATAGGCAGTTTCTTTTCAG GCCTAAAGATGTTGGACGACCAAAAGCAGAAGTGGCTGCCGACTTCATTAACAGTCGCATCCCTGGATGTAAAGTTGTCCC tcacttaaaaaaaattcaggacTTTGACGAGTCTTTCTACAGAC AGTTCCACATTATTGTTTGTGGGCTGGACTCCATCATCGCCAGGCGATGGATGAACGGCATGCTG ATATCGCTTCTGAGCTATGAAGACGGAATACTGGATCCCAGCTCCATCATCCCCCTTATTGACGGCGGTACAGAAGGTTTTAAAGGAAACGCTCGTGTCATTTTGCCGGGTATGACGGCGTGCATCGACTGCACACTGGAGCTGTACCCCCCGCAG ACTCATTTCCCAATGTGCACCATTGCATCCATGCCGAGGCTCCCTGAACATTGCATTGAATATGCCAGAATGTTGCAATGGCCGAAAGAAAAGCCATTCGGAG AAACAAGTTTAGACGGAGACAATCCCGAGCACATCCAGTGGGTGTTTGACAGAGCGCTAGAGCGAGCCGCGCAGTTCAACATCACAGGAGTCACATACAGACTCACTCAAG GTGTTGTGAAGCGGATCATTCCTGCCGTGGCATCGACTAATGCCGTTATCGCCG CTGCCTGTGCAagtgaagtttttaaaattgcaACAAG tgcGTATATTCCTTTAAATAATTATCTGGTCTTCAATGACGTGGATGGACTCTATACGTACAGTTTTGAAGCTGAACGAAAG GACAACTGTTCAGCGTGCAGTCAGGTGCCTCAAGACCTCCAGTTCCCACCTTCTGCAAAACTACAGGAGGTTTTAGAGTACCTGACAGAGAATGCCTCCTT ACAAATGAAATCTCCAGCTATCACGACAACTCTGGAGGGCAAAAATAAGACTCTGTACCTGCAG TCTGTTAAATCAATCGAAGAACGAACCAGACCAAACCTCTGCAAAACCTTAAAAG AGCTGGGGTTGTCGGATGGACAGGAACTAGCCGTGGCAGACATCACCACGCCTCAGACTGTCCTCTTCAAGCTCAATTTCACTGCCTGA
- the LOC131104771 gene encoding PRA1 family protein 3-like — protein MAAKMELAPLRPWDDFYPGTDRFAKPEFGDVTKWNNRIISNLMYYQTNYFALALVVFLIVGFLNPFAMFLGGTVVTLVFMGSVWAGENQATIKNFKRKNPTLFVIGVMVTSYFLLSLFGGVMVFIFGITFPLLLILIHASLRLRNMKNRLENKMEGVGLKKTPMGIIMDLLDQQEERVNKIQDFIESKLKE, from the exons ATGGCAGCCAAAATGGAGCTAGCTCCACTCAGACCGTGGGATGATTTTTACCCCGGGACGGACCGCTTCGCCAAACCAGAGTTCGGAGACGTTACAAAGTGGAACAACAGAATAATCAGCAATTTAATGTACTACCAGACGAACTACTTCGCGTTGGCCTTGGTGGTTTTCCTCATCGTTGG GTTTCTGAACCCCTTTGCCATGTTTCTGGGAGGAACTGTGGTGACTTTGGTGTTCATGGGTTCCGTATGGGCAGGGGAGAATCAAGCCACCATCAAGAACTTCAAAAGGAAGAACCCCACTCTGTTTGTCATAGGCGTCATGGTCACCAGTTACTTCCTGCTGTCGCTGTTCGGTGGCGTCATGGTCTTTATCTTTGGCATTACCTTCCCTTTGCTGC TCATCTTAATCCACGCCTCCTTGAGACTTCGCAACATGAAGAATCGATTGGAGAACAAGATGGAAGGTGTCGGTTTGAAGAAGACTCCAATGGGCATCATTATGGATCTCCTAGATCAGCAGGAGGAACGAGTGAACAAGATTCAGGATTTCATCGAGAGCAAACTGAAGGAGTAG
- the LOC131104214 gene encoding chemokine-like protein TAFA-4 isoform X3, translated as MTLAIVLMRALHWGLLLLCFVSLCSQQESTGNQSSKELTGSSRERTGTCEVVAAHRCCNKNKIEERSQTVKCSCFPGHVAGTTRALPSCVEASIVHQKWWCKMKPCVEGEECRVLPDLTGWSCISGNKVKTTKVSR; from the exons ATGACCCTGGCTATTGTTTTGATGAGAGCGCTCCACTGGGGTCTCCTTCTTCTATGCTTTGTGAGCTTGTGCAGCCAGCAAGAGTCCACTGGCAACCAAAGCTCCAAGGAACTGACAG GGTCATCGAGGGAGAGGACGGGGACTTGTGAAGTGGTTGCGGCTCATCGATGCTGCAACAAGAACAAGATTGAAGAGCGCTCTCAGACAGTCAAGTGTTCTTGTTTCCCAGGACATGTAGCCGGGACAACAAGGGCACTGCCCTCTTGTGTTGAAG CTTCAATCGTGCATCAGAAGTGGTGGTGTAAAATGAAGCCATGCGTGGAAGGGGAGGAGTGCCGAGTTCTTCCCGATCTGACTGGCTGGTCGTGCATCTCTGGGAACAAAGTCAAGACCACCAAG